One part of the Moraxella sp. FZFQ2102 genome encodes these proteins:
- a CDS encoding cation diffusion facilitator family transporter yields MACQSCCSSNQPIHQSPKYKKALWIVLMLNLSMFFVEIVMGVKSGSTSLLSDSLDFLGDSANYLISLIVLPMALSYRAKASMVKGLTMGVFGLFILITTVYRVFYGEIPSYSEMSIVGFLALLVNVSAVLILLKFRDGDSNVRSVWLCSRNDAIGNVAVILAGIAVYFFQSKYPDLIVAFILAFLALQASQEIIKRAWVELKVS; encoded by the coding sequence ATGGCGTGCCAAAGTTGTTGCAGTTCAAATCAGCCCATTCACCAATCACCCAAGTACAAAAAAGCCTTGTGGATTGTCTTGATGTTAAATTTATCAATGTTCTTTGTGGAAATTGTAATGGGGGTTAAATCAGGTTCAACTTCACTATTGTCAGACAGTTTAGATTTCTTGGGCGACAGTGCCAATTATTTGATAAGTTTGATTGTTTTGCCAATGGCATTAAGTTACCGTGCCAAAGCATCTATGGTTAAAGGGCTAACGATGGGTGTTTTTGGCTTATTTATTTTAATTACAACCGTTTATCGTGTGTTTTATGGGGAAATTCCTAGTTATAGCGAAATGAGTATTGTAGGATTTTTGGCGTTGTTGGTGAATGTGTCAGCAGTGTTGATATTATTAAAATTTCGTGATGGCGACAGTAATGTCCGAAGTGTATGGCTTTGTTCTCGCAATGATGCGATTGGTAATGTGGCAGTAATTTTGGCTGGTATAGCAGTTTATTTTTTTCAATCAAAATATCCTGATTTAATTGTGGCGTTTATTTTGGCATTTTTAGCATTACAAGCCAGTCAAGAAATCATCAAAAGGGCTTGGGTGGAATTAAAAGTCAGTTAA
- a CDS encoding MerR family transcriptional regulator, with amino-acid sequence MSKIFQIKQASEQTGVHLETIRYYEKQGLIKPTFQANGYRVFDENQLEQLRFIKTCRNLGFSLKDIQVLLTFQTTPNHQCDDVDELTQKHLSHINEQIKQLQEVKSFLEQIIGCQNKKIENCQIIKSIKDKG; translated from the coding sequence ATGTCAAAAATTTTTCAAATTAAACAAGCCAGTGAACAAACAGGCGTACATTTGGAAACCATTCGTTATTATGAAAAACAAGGCTTAATCAAGCCAACTTTTCAAGCTAATGGCTACCGAGTTTTTGATGAAAATCAGCTAGAACAATTACGCTTTATTAAAACTTGTCGCAATCTCGGTTTTTCTTTAAAAGACATTCAGGTCTTATTGACATTCCAAACAACTCCCAATCATCAATGTGATGATGTTGATGAGTTAACCCAAAAACATTTATCGCATATCAATGAACAAATTAAGCAATTACAAGAAGTTAAATCATTTTTAGAACAAATTATTGGTTGTCAAAATAAAAAAATTGAAAATTGTCAAATCATTAAAAGTATTAAAGATAAAGGATAA
- a CDS encoding DUF2798 domain-containing protein, producing the protein MAKGFFPSRYANVLLAFYMALVMALLMSAVLVAINTGITDGYIWRVLYNYAIAMPIAFICVLLVRPMIVKWVQWSIRQDK; encoded by the coding sequence ATGGCTAAAGGTTTTTTTCCCAGCCGATATGCTAATGTATTATTGGCGTTTTATATGGCTTTGGTGATGGCATTGCTTATGTCGGCAGTTTTGGTGGCAATCAATACGGGCATAACAGACGGTTATATTTGGCGTGTCTTGTATAACTATGCCATTGCCATGCCGATTGCATTTATTTGTGTTTTACTGGTGCGCCCGATGATTGTGAAATGGGTGCAATGGAGTATCCGTCAGGATAAATAA
- a CDS encoding NAD(P)H-dependent oxidoreductase — translation MSKILVISAHQDLNQSVSNQLILKELENHFGDKISVRRLSDLYPDFKIDAPAEQNALVQADVVLFQYPTFWFNTPAILKKWLDDVWLYGFAYGEGGDKMHGKKLLVSTSTGSQEGTYNGEIVAKIEDLVKPVKHSALYSGFEWQGVYPLYGALYIAGLHNDEHLAHLQNNAKAHAKTLIEKLESLI, via the coding sequence ATGAGCAAAATTTTAGTCATCTCTGCCCACCAAGATTTAAATCAATCGGTCAGCAACCAATTAATTTTAAAAGAATTAGAAAACCATTTTGGCGACAAAATCAGCGTTCGCCGTTTGTCTGATTTGTACCCTGATTTTAAAATTGATGCGCCAGCCGAACAAAATGCGTTGGTGCAAGCCGATGTGGTCTTGTTCCAATACCCGACTTTTTGGTTTAACACCCCTGCGATTTTGAAAAAATGGTTAGACGATGTGTGGCTCTACGGCTTTGCTTATGGTGAAGGTGGCGACAAAATGCACGGTAAAAAATTGCTCGTTTCTACCAGCACAGGCTCGCAAGAAGGCACTTATAATGGCGAAATCGTGGCAAAAATTGAAGATTTGGTGAAGCCTGTTAAACATTCGGCTTTGTATTCCGGCTTTGAATGGCAAGGCGTGTACCCACTTTATGGTGCGTTGTACATTGCAGGCTTGCATAACGATGAACATTTGGCACATCTGCAAAACAATGCCAAAGCCCACGCCAAAACTTTGATTGAAAAATTGGAAAGTTTGATTTAA
- a CDS encoding isochorismatase family protein, with translation MKNVFSSQNAALLLIDHQVGTMGWVGSISFDEMKKHALMLAKSAKAIGMPTILTSSMEENAQGPLLSELKDILPTEFDNRILRAGIVNAMTDPNFARAVEATGRKKIIVAGVTNDVCTVYPVLTLLEQGYEVQVVADAGGSPSKFADEMALIRMRDAGAIITSTNQLIAELAQDWSSEDGSKLLGIIVEGFQA, from the coding sequence ATGAAAAACGTATTTTCTTCTCAAAACGCCGCATTATTATTGATTGACCACCAAGTTGGCACAATGGGTTGGGTAGGTTCGATTTCTTTTGATGAAATGAAAAAACACGCTTTGATGTTGGCGAAATCTGCCAAAGCGATTGGTATGCCCACTATTTTGACTTCCAGCATGGAAGAAAACGCGCAAGGTCCATTATTGTCTGAATTGAAAGACATTTTGCCAACCGAATTTGACAACCGCATTTTACGCGCTGGCATTGTAAATGCCATGACTGACCCGAATTTTGCCCGTGCTGTTGAAGCGACAGGACGCAAAAAAATCATTGTGGCAGGCGTAACCAATGATGTGTGTACCGTTTATCCTGTTTTGACTTTGTTGGAACAAGGTTATGAAGTGCAAGTGGTTGCCGATGCAGGCGGTTCGCCCAGCAAATTTGCCGATGAAATGGCGTTAATCCGTATGCGCGATGCAGGCGCAATCATTACCAGCACCAATCAACTAATTGCCGAATTGGCACAAGATTGGTCAAGCGAAGACGGCTCTAAATTGTTGGGAATTATTGTAGAAGGTTTCCAAGCTTAA